A single region of the Chloroflexota bacterium genome encodes:
- a CDS encoding GEVED domain-containing protein, with protein sequence MLTKRFFSISLLVILLVALVPTSLTALAPQAGTIIVEKQTDPDGAPDSFTFTGNAAGTIGDGGQIVVSDLQPGTYTSVEIVPAGWQLTAIQCDDDNSSGNVANFTATFQLEEGETVKCTFFNLLPLDYGDAPDSYGTLLASNGARHAIIQGHSLGPIVDAEPDGQPSPQADGDDLNPPGAPDDEDGVTLPPLLTAGAPALVTVDGGPSGGMLDAWIDFNANGVFDHPAEHLWGGASVPLPIGPSPPLPFPVPPDAVPGPTYARFRLSNNGVLPPTGFAPDGEVEDYLVEIEGPPPEELEYGDAPDSYSTLLASNGARHPVVPGHSLGPIVDVEPDGQPSPQADGDDLNPPGAPDDEDGVTLPPLLTPGIPGVVTVDGGPSGGMLDAWIDFNANGVFDDPAEHLWGGVSLPLGIGPNPPFTFPVPLTAVPGLTYARFRLSINGGLSPVGPAPDGEVEDYLVTIRVPTAVHLHSFDASPAPAVGLPVGSIAAISGLALAAAAWLRRRR encoded by the coding sequence ATGCTCACCAAAAGATTCTTCAGCATCTCGTTATTGGTCATCTTGCTGGTTGCGCTGGTCCCCACCAGCCTGACCGCGCTCGCCCCCCAGGCCGGCACCATCATTGTCGAGAAGCAGACAGACCCCGATGGCGCACCCGACAGCTTCACATTCACCGGTAATGCCGCTGGCACCATCGGCGATGGCGGGCAGATCGTCGTCTCTGACCTGCAGCCGGGCACCTACACCTCGGTAGAGATCGTGCCGGCCGGCTGGCAGCTGACCGCTATTCAGTGCGATGACGACAACAGCAGCGGCAACGTGGCCAATTTCACCGCCACCTTCCAACTCGAAGAGGGTGAAACTGTCAAATGCACCTTCTTCAATCTTCTGCCACTGGACTATGGCGATGCACCGGATAGCTACGGCACACTGCTGGCCAGCAACGGCGCCCGGCATGCCATCATCCAGGGTCACAGCCTGGGACCGATTGTGGACGCCGAGCCCGATGGCCAGCCATCTCCGCAGGCCGACGGCGACGACCTCAATCCACCGGGTGCGCCCGACGACGAGGATGGCGTAACCTTGCCGCCACTGCTCACGGCCGGCGCGCCGGCCCTTGTTACGGTCGATGGCGGCCCCTCCGGCGGCATGCTGGATGCCTGGATCGACTTCAACGCCAACGGCGTCTTTGACCACCCGGCCGAACATCTCTGGGGCGGTGCCAGCGTTCCGCTCCCGATTGGACCGAGCCCGCCGCTCCCCTTCCCGGTTCCGCCAGATGCAGTTCCAGGGCCGACCTACGCCCGCTTCCGCTTGAGCAACAACGGCGTCTTACCGCCAACCGGATTTGCCCCTGATGGCGAGGTGGAGGACTACCTGGTGGAAATCGAAGGGCCGCCGCCTGAGGAGCTGGAATATGGCGACGCGCCCGACAGCTACAGTACACTGCTGGCCAGCAACGGCGCCCGGCATCCCGTCGTCCCGGGCCACAGCCTGGGACCGATTGTGGACGTCGAACCCGACGGCCAGCCATCTCCGCAGGCCGACGGCGACGACCTCAATCCACCGGGTGCGCCCGATGACGAGGATGGCGTGACCTTGCCACCACTGCTTACGCCAGGCATACCGGGCGTTGTTACGGTCGATGGCGGTCCCTCCGGCGGCATGCTGGATGCCTGGATCGACTTCAACGCCAACGGCGTCTTTGACGACCCGGCCGAGCACCTGTGGGGCGGCGTTAGCCTTCCGCTCGGGATTGGACCAAACCCACCGTTCACCTTCCCGGTTCCCTTAACTGCGGTTCCAGGGCTGACCTACGCCCGCTTCCGCCTGAGCATCAACGGTGGCTTATCTCCCGTTGGCCCAGCCCCTGATGGCGAGGTGGAGGACTACCTGGTGACGATAAGGGTACCGACCGCAGTACATCTCCACTCATTCGATGCCAGCCCGGCGCCTGCTGTCGGATTGCCGGTGGGATCGATAGCTGCAATCAGCGGCCTGGCGCTGGCTGCAGCAGCCTGGCTGCGCCGCAGGCGTTAG